TATGCTATACGTGCTGTAGTTGTATATTCAAGTATATTTGTCAGTGGCACAAAGTATCCGGGAATTGCCAATCCTCAATCTCCAGCGATTCTGGCAAATCCGCTTCCACATCTCAGTCGCAAATCAAATCACCAACTGCTGCTGATGTTTCACCACCTTTGTTATTTTTTCTTGTCATTTGTTTGATTTTTATGGAACTCGTTCTTTATCCTCTTCTTATATCAGCATCTTCATACCAGCATCTTCTCGTTTCTCCATATTCACCCATAGACTGCATCATCTCTTCCGCAGTGTTGTTTTGATTTGTTATTGTTCgcatcttcattttcgtcTCCGGACTTGTCAATAACCAATCTACAACCCACTACTACAAATCGATACAAGTGTCACCTGTTCTTAATATATAGCATACCATACTCAAAATCACATTGCATCATACCAATGCCAGATCTTGGTCGTCCAGAACGAGATGCCATCAGAAGGGCTGagtcatcatcttctgtTTTCGCTCAAAATAGACACCAACATTCTACAACTACTGCCTTGCCTCCGACAAACAGAGGACCCGTCAGAACCTTGCCAAACTCGCCTCTAGTTCATGCTCTAGAACCAAAGCTGTCCCATTCAAATTTGCCTCATATAAGATCAGCAGGAAAATTCGATATCAGATCACCTATAATTCCAGAAAATTCGGTGCTCTTCACTCCTGGAGGCATAAACGAGGGTATATCATCCAATTTGCATGTTCACGAtctggcttcttctttataCACTTCGCGTACCAACGCCACTGTAGCTTCCAGGCTCTTGAGTATTGCAGCCGCGAAAACCTTATACACCTTACGTAACTACTATAACGACTTCACAACCATAGACTGGGCCAAAGCCTTTATCCTGACAAATAGATTCAATTACGAGTTGGAAAAAAACACCTGGATCCAAGATGACTACGAAACCAGTGAAAGTACAAGTGgtaaaagaagaacaccTATTCCTTTCTACTACAAGTCATACTTGGTGCTCGGTAAATGGGTGCTTATTGTAATTATAGGCTTCGTATTCTCGTTGATTGCTTTCGCCATCGACAAGTTTGAGATTCTTCTTATTGGCTTCAAACACGGCTACTGTAGGACGAATTGGTTTGCGAGTCAGGTCTCATGTTGTGCCAATTCGGTTGCTGGGCCAACATCTTCCGAATCGTACCCTCTGTCTATGATGTACATGAATGTATTCAAGCTGGGCTACCTCTTGAACACCCGTAACAATTTGGAGGTTTGTCCTGATTGGATCTCGTGGTCCGCTATATTCTCGAAAGAGCCTCTCTACAATCTTTTCAGGTTCGATTTCCTTATTTATGTTGTTTTAACAGTAGTCTTGGCTCAGTTGGCTTGTATCATCACTTTATCAACTAAACTAACTGGCGGAGTAGTGGTGTCGCCGCCAAAGCAAGAAGACGTAACTCATTTGTCAACAGGTAACGATAAGACTGGAACAAATGAAGAACATCatgaatcttcttcttcagatgaCGATAACGAAAAGGCTGCTGCCCAGATTTCTCCTCGTGTCATGTACTCTGCTTGTGGATCGGGGGTACCAGAAGTCAAGACTATCTTGTCTGGTTTTGTTATTCGTCGTTTTCTTGGAACATATACATTGTTTGCTAAAACAATAACTCTTGTACTTGCTATTGCCTCAGGCATGGCTCTTGGCAAAGAGGGCCCGTATGTACATTTGGCAACTGCTGTAGGTAACATCGCATCAAGATTCTTCCCGTTCATCGAGAGCAATAATTTATTGAAAAAGCAAATATTGTCTGCAAGTGCTTCAGCTGGCGTTGCCCTTGCCTTTGGCTCCCCGTTAGGAGGAGTTCTCTTTATTCTCGAAGAAATAAATCATTATTTACCATCACATCACTTGtttcaaatcttcttctgtgcTATCATTTCAACgcttttcttgaaattcttgaatccATACGGAACTGGTAATACAGTTTTGTTCGAGTTGAAATACAATTCAGATTGGAGCGCAATTGAGCTTCTCTTTTTCGTAGGATTGGGAATAGCAGGAGGTCTATTCGGGGCCAGTTTCGTGAAATTCGTTCAGTGGTGGCCCAAAAAGTTCCGTACCAAAAAGCTCATCAAGGACCATCCCGTTTTTGAAGTCTTCTGTATCGCTCTACTAACTGGTTTAATAACGTTTTGGAATCCATATACAAAACAGGCTGCTTCAGAATTGGTCTTAGATCTTGCTACTCCTTGTGGCTTAAAGGAAATAGATGGTTCATTGTGCCCAGCAACTCCTGAGCAATAcatcaaagaaattggatCATTGATATTTGCGTTTGTCGTGAAAGTCATATTGACCTTTGTCACATTTGGTTTGAAAGTACCTTGTGGTATTTACGTTCCTTCAATGGTGGCAGGAGCATTATACGGTCGTATCTGTGCCATGTTGATTCAATTATTTAATCTCAAATACAACCTTAACATCGTTGACGTATCTTCGGTTTCAACTACTACCTCGGTTATGCGTTTCATTTGTTCGTCCAAATCAGACCATTGCGTAGATATGGGAATTTATTCGATGATTAGTGCTGGTGCTTTCATGGCAGGTGTAACAAGAATGAACATTACATTGGTCATAATCTTATTCGAACTAACCAGTTCCTACACTTATGTTTTGCCTATTTCTATCTCAATTGCTGTTGCAAATTGGGCTGGTGGATTGTTAGAAAAGAATTCTTTATATGAGACTATGTTGATTATGAACGATTATCCATTCATGTcatcagaaacagaagcCATCGATCCATTTTTAACAGCTGGAGATATCATTCATGCAACTGATAAggtagatgaagatgttcTGAGAGTTAGTAGCATTTCTCGAATCGATGAGATTCCTACAATAGAAATCAGTCGTGACTTGTCTGATCATGATCATGATCATGCCAACAGATTATATTTAGACGTCAGTGAGTCTCCGTACGTGCCTGCTTCCTTGTTGCAGTCTAAATTCATCTTATTGGTCGACCAGGGTTTGTTGGATGGTTGTCTTCCACTAATCAAGAACCAAGTGTGTGTTGGAttgcttttcttttcagatttgGAACTTTGTCTAGATAAGCTTAAAGGATTCTGTCTGGAATACGAAGTGGTTGATGAAATCTATTGCAAGCTATTAGTCTCAGATGGCTACGACCACAGAAATAACGATACTATCAACATGCATGAACGACATAATTCTGCTGTGGTTCAAAACATCCAAGGTGGTGGCAATCAAATGGATTATTTCAGTTATGGTTCAATCGATAATGGGGTCGATTATTTGGTATCTGAAGTACTAGAATCTTTCACAAACTTAACTCAATATGTTGACTACTCGCCTATATTCATAAATTACGACAGCGAGTTGAGCTTTGCTCACTTGATTTTCGACAAGATCGGCAACAGAGTCATTGTTCTCCTTAAAAATGGTCATTTCTACGGCGTTTTGCATAAGAAAGTGCTTATCGACTATTGTAGACGGGTAACTTGATAAAATTCATTACATAGCATATCTAGATCTAATGTCCTGATAAATattccttttctctttgaTTGTAGTTGATATTATAGATTTTGCAGCTAACAAATGTTTCTGCTATCAATAGAGTAAATAATTCCATATTGTCGATAAGCGTTTTAGTGTTAAGGGTACTATTGCTGTACCTGAATTCACGATTTGGGTCCAATTTTTCTTTTAATCCGGCATTCCTTGATAAACACCTCCAATAGTTATTTCCATCTCCATTTTGACTCTGACGTTGCTTCTCGATCTTACTTAGCATATTTTTGTAAAACCGATAATGTTGGAAACTGTCGCTTATGACTTCCAAGTAGATTTGACAACGTAATAAATTGGTTGGAATAAGCTTTGCAATAACACTATTCAATTTTTCGTTTAATTCTGGGGGGTTAGTAAAATATGACATCAAAAGGTACAATACTAACCTGCTGAAGTAGCTCTTTTCGTTGAAATGAAGACCCAAGTTGGGActgttgtatttggcatGGATTTTGTAATGTCTGGAGGTTATTTCCCCATAAGACAAGTGACTGTCTTGAATAATTCTCATACCTTCAATCCTAAGCTGGTATAAGTTTAAAGGTCCATCAATTGACTCAGTTTGCTCACTTGATTCCAGAAGGAATATTGCTTTGACGAGCGGCGtgttttcttcaaggatGTTGTCCAACAAAGTGAACAATAGATCCAAATCTTCTAAAGTAACCTCTTTTAGGACTTGAATAAGAAGATTATTTGTGAAAAGAGTAGAAAGGTAAAAGAAAGCTTTCTTGTATGAAAGCATATTGAGTGTATGAAGTATTAGTTGGGTGTTGAATACACTAGTAGTGCTTAAGACATTATTCATGACGTGCAACTCAAAAGAGCCAAAGAGCTGTAATCCCCAGTTCTTATCCACCTTTAATAGAACATCAGAAAAATCCAGCAACAATTCGACATATCCAAAATTATCTATTGTGGGAGGGCCTGTGATGCTGGGGTTAGTAAATGATTCCATAGCTTGTAGGTTTTCATTATAGCGCACCAACAAGTTGCTCATAAAACTATAGTCTAACAACGAATTTTGCACCATCCAGTCATAGAACACTTTGCATTTTTTGGAGAGAGTGATAATAAGCATAATATTCTCTAATTGCTCCCTATCTCTTTCAATGAAGTAAAGGTTGCTGATGATATCAAGTATGAAAAATTTAAGCCTTCGTTTATCAGGGACCTGTTGTTGAAACCAAATTTCTAGCACCAGAATATACTTGCTATAGAGGTCTAAAGTTGTATGAATCAACTCTTTCATGTAGTCGACTAGGGTTTTATGCATATATCTGTATTTGGTGAAGTGTTTCAAGTAGTGTTCCAAAGTATTAGCTAACTGCCAACGGACATCTTTCTCTAGTACAACACTCTGAGAGTGGCATTGCAGGACAGAATCAAACATCCAATCAAAAATTTGTTTTCGGACATCAAACAAATCATGGCAGTCGTCTACTAGCTCTATATCTGCTAAAGCATAATAGAATCCTTCTCGTAACGCAAAACATAGTGTATCAgtattcttgaaaacttGCAACTGATCGTAAACATTCCACAAATCGGAAGTGAGTTGAAGAGACGCAGATTTCTTCGTAGGGGGAGACGCCTCAGAAGCCATCTAGATGTGTTAGTACAATAAACCTTTTGATATCAAGCATTAAGTGTTCACATACTGTTTCTTTATACTTGCCAATGTTCCTGACAGCTCTTTCAAGAGTGAACTGGGCACTTTGGAAGGAGTTGTCTTTTCCGCTTTTAGGAACAAAAGGGTTCATCAGGGACAATTTTTTAGTTTGTTATTTCGGCTGTGCTGTAATTTGGTTTCTTGGTTTATTTAGGATGTCGGAGGCACTTTCTGAAACTTGGATACTCCGTATTGGTGTGAAGTTCGGAAACAGGCAAtaaaatatgaaaatatGAAACAACCGAAgtgttgcagccattttgtGGTTGCAATTCCTGTACATTGGAGGAAAACTGAAACAGCTTTTGTATTTCGCAACCTTGATGTCTCAGAAAGCTATATATAATATCTATAATTCTCTCTATACCTACTATTTTgtcttttcaaatctttACAAGTTTTTCAAGGTTGTCCATAATATAAGAATTCGTAGCTGATTAATTTCATATTCAATCATGTCCCGAGCAGTCTCAAAGTCTAGACCATCTACTTCCAATGCGAATCATGCCAATAGATACACGTACAATAAATTTGGCTCAAGAAAGGAATCGGCTTCAACTCGAGAAACAGCGATAGCTGGAAGCCTTGAAAGCTCCAGAAGTTCGagagaaaatcaaaatcaaaatcataATCAGAACTTGAATCCGAAAAAGATTCTGGCTTCGAGTGAAATCGACTATTGCAATCATTACATCCATACCAAACAGAATGCGATTTCTCAGATCAGAAACATCGCCAATCCCACTGAGGGTTATCCGAAACTAAGCAAGTTACATCAGTTGAAACGAGCCCAGGTAGAGAAACATGCTACTACCCCCTATGGAGTACGTGTAGCTACAGACAAAATTATTCCTACTATTAACAGTTGGATCGACAACTATGGATTGAAATTTGACGTTATCATGATCGGGGCACTTGTAGAAAACCAGTTCATATTACCGCTATTAAATTCCATTCCTATCAGTAAACTTTGTGCTAAGCCAggattcttgttcatttGGGCTACTACTCAGAAGATTATCGAACTTACTAGTCTCTTGAACAAcgacaatttcaacaagaagttcagaaGATCTGAAGAGTTGATCTTCTTGCCTGTAGACAAGGACTCTCCGTATTATCCTGATAACTCTGGAGACTCTGTTTCATTGTTGGAGAAACAACAATGGCACTGTTGGATGTGTATTACCGGTACAGTTAGAAGGTCTACCGATAATCATCTCATCCACTGCAACGTCGATACAGATCTACAAATCGAGAGTGCTGGtaacaaaaagaaaagctCTGTACCCGAGGCGATGTACCGAGTAGCAGAAAACTTCTCGAACTCCAACAGAAGACTACACATCATTCCGTCTAAAACGGGCTATGACTGTCCTATAAAAATAAGAAAAGGGTGGGTAATTATGGGTCCCGACGTcattctcaacaacttcgaTCCCATGAACTACAGTAGAGAATTGAATGCGGCTTCTGTCGTACAATATAATACGTATGCTAATGGATCCAATACTGGAGCTAATGCTCAATACTTGGTTCCACAGACTaacgaaattgaagacttgagACCAAAGAGTCCAGTTTCCGGAGGTAAAAAGACGAATTCTACATGAATAACTAGTTGTATTGCTAATCATTATTGTTAGTACAATTGATACAAAAAAAGTGTCGATCAATAtgaaagaaattgaatcCTATTGAGATCAGAGGTTTGATGAATGTTGGAAAAGGGTTGTTATCAGCACCGCCCGAAGACTCTGAGTGAGCTGAGTAAGGTTTTCATCACAACAATAGGACTCATTTCGTTCAAGTGAATTCCGAATTACATACAATTTAACTCATTGTTGCAAGATAgattaaagaagaagtagtataGAATATAATTAAAAATTTTTTCAGACATCGAGTAAATATGAAAAAAAGAGAGCAGGGTAAGTTTTCTGTGTGCAGgtgcaagaagaagtaggGCCGAATCTATGTGAAGAAAGGtagcaattgcaaatttaGTATTGGTAATTATGATTTgcaatgaagaagacgataaCTAACACCATTAACATTGAAGCTGGTATCGTTTAACATCGGCaaatttctttcaatatTATTAATTTTAGAGaatatattgaagaatttctGAGAAATGAGGcgagaattggaaaatattAACAACTGCTGTAAAATCTTTTTGACTGAAGTTAACAAGCCCAAATCTTGCAAAATTATACCTAATAAATCTTAGACCATGCTGATATTCATAAAAGATGCTTTTCTTTAGGAAATCGCCTGAATTACAACTATTTTGGGTCTTTTTCAatgtcacgtgattttTAAATTTTATGGTTCACTTCTAAAAGcacaatttcaagaaatggTTGCGTGGTCTAGTTGGTTATGGCATCTGCTTAACACGCAGAACGTCCCCAGTTCGATCCTGGGCGGAATcattctttttttgcatttgaaaCATTTGAAGGAGAACATCCATGTGTTCCAGTTAGGCAGCAACACCCTGCGAGGAGCTGGAGTAGTACACTGTTACCGGTGAAGATGCAAAAAGGAAACTCGCTTTTTTTTCTCTAACGTCAAATGGAGCCTCACGTAGGAGTGGGACCAAACTGGAAGTATAGGTTTCAGCCTGACACAATTGAAGTGGATTATAGAAATGTGGGTTTAGTGGGGAAGATCCGAGAGATTGGAGAAATGAAACATGTGAAACAATGAAGATAAATTTGAACATGCCCGAAGATAGCCAGTACAAAATCGTGAAAATCGTGGAGACACTGAAAAGAGTGAGAATTGTAAAAATCGTGAAAACAGAAGCAAAGTGAGTTCTCAATGAGAAAAAT
This Scheffersomyces stipitis CBS 6054 chromosome 3, complete sequence DNA region includes the following protein-coding sequences:
- the CLC3 gene encoding voltage-gated protein/chloride channel (voltage-gated protein/chloride channel involved in intracellular iron metabolism (CLCN)~go_component membrane~go_function voltage-gated chloride channel activity~go_process chloride transport~go_component membrane~go_function voltage-gated chloride channel activity~go_process chloride transport), encoding TLYTLRNYYNDFTTIDWAKAFISTNRFNYELEKNTWIQDDYETSESTSGKRRTPIPFYYKSYLVLGKWVLIVIIGFVFSLIAFAIDKFEILLIGFKHGYCRTNWFASQVSCCANSVAGPTSSESYPSSMMYMNVFKSGYLLNTRNNLEVCPDWISWSAIFSKEPLYNLFRFDFLIYVVLTVVLAQLACIITLSTKLTGGVTGTNEEHHESSSSDDDNEKAAAQISPRVMYSACGSGVPEVKTILSGFVIRRFLGTYTLFAKTITLVLAIASGMALGKEGPYVHLATAVGNIASRFFPFIESNNLLKKQILSASASAGVALAFGSPLGGVLFILEEINHYLPSHHLFQIFFCAIISTLFLKFLNPYGTGNTVLFELKYNSDWSAIELLFFVGLGIAGGLFGASFVKFVQWWPKKFRTKKLIKDHPVFEVFCIALLTGLITFWNPYTKQAASELVLDLATPCGLKEIDGSLCPATPEQYIKEIGSLIFAFVVKVILTFVTFGLKVPCGIYVPSMVAGALYGRICAMLIQLFNLKYNLNIVDVSSVSTTTSVMRFICSSKSDHCVDMGIYSMISAGAFMAGVTRMNITLVIILFELTSSYTYVLPISISIAVANWAGGLLEKNSLYETMLIMNDYPFMSSETEAIDPFLTAGDIIHATDKIPTIEISRDLSDHDHDHANRLYLDVSESPYVPASLLQSKFILLVDQGLLDGCLPLIKNQVCVGLLFFSDLELCLDKLKGFCSEYEVVDEIYCKLLVSDGYDHRNNDTINMHERHNSAVVQNIQGGGNQMDYFSYGSIDNGVDYLVSEVLESFTNLTQYVDYSPIFINYDSELSFAHLIFDKIGNRVIVLLKNGHFYGVLHKKVLIDYCRRVT
- a CDS encoding predicted protein — its product is MNPFVPKSGKDNSFQSAQFTLERAVRNIGKYKETMASEASPPTKKSASLQLTSDLWNVYDQLQVFKNTDTLCFALREGFYYALADIELVDDCHDLFDVRKQIFDWMFDSVSQCHSQSVVLEKDVRWQLANTLEHYLKHFTKYRYMHKTLVDYMKELIHTTLDLYSKYISVLEIWFQQQVPDKRRLKFFILDIISNLYFIERDREQLENIMLIITLSKKCKVFYDWMVQNSLLDYSFMSNLLVRYNENLQAMESFTNPSITGPPTIDNFGYVELLSDFSDVLLKVDKNWGLQLFGSFELHVMNNVLSTTSVFNTQLILHTLNMLSYKKAFFYLSTLFTNNLLIQVLKEVTLEDLDLLFTLLDNILEENTPLVKAIFLSESSEQTESIDGPLNLYQLRIEGMRIIQDSHLSYGEITSRHYKIHAKYNSPNLGLHFNEKSYFSRIKRKIE
- a CDS encoding predicted protein (go_function methyltransferase activity~go_component nucleus~go_process nucleobase, nucleoside, nucleotide and nucleic acid metabolism) → MSRAVSKSRPSTSNANHANRYTYNKFGSRKESASTRETAIAGSLESSRSSRENQNQNHNQNLNPKKISASSEIDYCNHYIHTKQNAISQIRNIANPTEGYPKLSKLHQLKRAQVEKHATTPYGVRVATDKIIPTINSWIDNYGLKFDVIMIGALVENQFILPLLNSIPISKLCAKPGFLFIWATTQKIIELTSLLNNDNFNKKFRRSEELIFLPVDKDSPYYPDNSGDSVSLLEKQQWHCWMCITGTVRRSTDNHLIHCNVDTDLQIESAGNKKKSSVPEAMYRVAENFSNSNRRLHIIPSKTGYDCPIKIRKGWVIMGPDVILNNFDPMNYSRELNAASVVQYNTYANGSNTGANAQYLVPQTNEIEDLRPKSPVSGGKKTNST